One Brassica napus cultivar Da-Ae chromosome A5 unlocalized genomic scaffold, Da-Ae chrA05_Random_18, whole genome shotgun sequence genomic region harbors:
- the LOC125594230 gene encoding uncharacterized protein LOC125594230 yields the protein RKKKKTPSSNLSPPRVKKAKPRKKDGGFSVVTSGPNTISNGWRCLRPKAVVFVEAAVVEEVAAVVVVKVLRRNYPLWFLVRVVSRCVFSLCYYARRRLHRKAKSSLPGNDVKKGETTSDTKDGGLVVMSSGKNDKTTGCCVFGAEGGDCGGCEGGCGGGCGGGCGGGCGGGGG from the exons ccgaaagaagaaaaagactcCGTCCTCGAATCTTTCTCCGCCTCGTGTTAAGAAGGCTAAACCGAGAAAGAAAGATGGAGGGTTTAGTGTGGTGACTTCAGGTCCTAACActatctccaat GGTTGGAGATGTCTAAGACCAAAGGCTGTTGTTTTCGTGGAGGCAGCGGTTGTGGAGGAGGTTGCGGCGGTTGTGGTGGTTAAAGTTCTCCGTCGAAATTACCCTTTATGGTTTCTTGTTCGCGTGGTC TCGCGATGTGTCTTCTCTTTGTGCTATTACGCGCGTCGTCGCTTGCATAGGAAGGCGAAGTCATCACTGCCTGGAAATGACGTCAAAAAGGGTGAAACGACGTCAGACACGAAAGATGGAGGTCTTGTTGTCATGTCGTCGGGAAAGAATGATAAGACCACCGGATGCTGTGTGTTCGGCGCAGAAGGAGGTGATTGCGGTGGTTGTGAAGGCGGTTGTGGAGGTGGCTGTGGAGGTGGTTGTGGAGGCGGGTGCGGAGGTGGCGGcggttaa